A window of the Branchiibius hedensis genome harbors these coding sequences:
- the paaK gene encoding phenylacetate--CoA ligase PaaK: MEDRTPRPEDLEPIERASTDELRALQTERLRWSVRHAYENVPHYRNSFDTAGVHPDDIKELSDLAKLPFTAKADLRDNYPFGMFAVPRTQVSRVHASSGTTGKPTVVGYTAKDIDTWATVMARSIRAAGGRAGDIMHNAYGYGLFTGGLGAHYGAEKLGCTVVPVSGGMTERQVQLIQDFRPDLIMVTPSYMLAIIDEMERQGVDPRATSLKVGIFGAEPWTNDMRQEMEQRLDMHAVDIYGLSEVMGPGVANECVETKDGLHIWEDHFYPEVIDPITGEVLPDGQEGELVFTSLTKEAMPIIRYRTRDLTRLLPGTARTMRRMEKITGRTDDMIILRGVNLFPTQIEELILRTPALSPHFQCVLSRTDTLDAMTVLVEHRESASLADGLAAGQELRHLVKSTIGVSVAVDVVAPDSVERSVGKMRRIVDHRPKR; the protein is encoded by the coding sequence ATGGAAGACCGAACTCCGCGACCCGAGGACCTCGAGCCCATCGAACGGGCTTCGACCGACGAGTTGCGCGCGTTGCAGACCGAACGGCTGCGCTGGTCGGTGCGGCACGCCTACGAGAACGTGCCGCACTACCGCAACAGCTTCGACACCGCGGGGGTCCACCCCGACGACATCAAAGAACTGAGTGACCTGGCCAAACTGCCGTTCACGGCGAAGGCCGATCTGCGGGACAACTACCCGTTCGGGATGTTCGCGGTGCCCCGCACCCAGGTCTCCCGGGTGCACGCGTCGTCGGGCACGACCGGCAAACCGACGGTCGTGGGCTACACGGCCAAGGACATCGACACCTGGGCCACGGTCATGGCGCGCAGCATCCGAGCGGCCGGTGGGCGCGCCGGCGACATCATGCACAACGCCTACGGGTACGGCCTGTTCACCGGTGGCCTCGGCGCGCACTACGGCGCCGAGAAGCTGGGGTGCACCGTCGTGCCGGTGTCCGGTGGGATGACCGAGCGGCAGGTGCAGCTCATCCAGGACTTCCGGCCCGACCTGATCATGGTCACGCCGTCCTACATGCTGGCGATCATCGATGAGATGGAGCGCCAGGGCGTCGACCCGCGAGCCACGTCGCTCAAGGTCGGCATCTTCGGGGCGGAACCGTGGACCAACGACATGCGCCAGGAGATGGAGCAGCGCCTCGACATGCACGCGGTCGACATCTACGGCCTGTCCGAGGTCATGGGTCCGGGTGTCGCCAACGAGTGCGTCGAGACCAAGGACGGTTTGCACATCTGGGAGGACCACTTCTATCCCGAGGTCATCGACCCGATCACCGGTGAGGTGCTGCCCGACGGGCAGGAAGGCGAGTTGGTCTTCACCAGCCTCACCAAGGAAGCCATGCCGATCATCCGGTACCGCACGCGTGACCTGACCCGGTTGCTGCCCGGCACGGCTCGCACGATGCGCCGGATGGAGAAGATCACCGGTCGCACCGACGACATGATCATCCTGCGGGGGGTCAATCTCTTCCCGACACAGATCGAGGAACTCATCTTGCGCACGCCGGCGCTGTCGCCGCACTTCCAGTGCGTGCTGTCCCGCACCGACACCCTGGATGCGATGACCGTGCTGGTTGAGCACCGCGAAAGCGCCTCTCTGGCAGACGGTCTCGCGGCCGGCCAGGAGCTGCGGCACCTGGTGAAGAGCACCATCGGCGTTTCGGTCGCAGTGGACGTGGTCGCTCCGGACTCCGTCGAGCGGTCGGTGGGCAAGATGCGCCGCATTGTCGATCATCGCCCGAAGCGGTAG